A section of the Triticum dicoccoides isolate Atlit2015 ecotype Zavitan chromosome 7A, WEW_v2.0, whole genome shotgun sequence genome encodes:
- the LOC119330150 gene encoding senescence-specific cysteine protease SAG39-like — MAIPPKVLLLAILGCLCLCSSVLAVRELSDDLSVVARHESWMAQYGRVYKDATEKAQKFKVVKANVEFIESFNSENHKFFLGGNQFADLTNEEFKMTKANKGYKASLERAPTGFRYKNMSLDALPATVDWRMKGAVTPIKDQGQCGCCWVFSAVAATEGIFKLKTGKLISLSEQELVDCDVHSVDQGCAGGLMDDAFKFIISNGVLTGESSYPYTTEDGKCKSGSKDAATIKSYEDVPTNNEGALMAAVVNQPISVAVDGGDMIFQFYKGGVMNGSCGTDLDHGIATIGYGKRSDGTKYWLLKNSRGTTWGENGYLRMEKDISDKRGMCGLAMEPSYPTA, encoded by the exons ATGGCCATCCCACCAAAGGTTTTGCTCCTTGCCATCCTCGGTTGCCTCTGCCTCTGTAGTTCAGTTCTAGCAGTTCGCGAGCTGAGTGATGACTTATCTGTCGTAGCAAGGCACGAGAGTTGGATGGCCCAGTACGGCCGTGTGTACAAGGATGCCACTGAGAAGGCTCAGAAGTTTAAGGTGGTCAAGGCCAATGTCGAGTTCATTGAGTCCTTCAACTCCGAGAACCACAAGTTCTTTTTGGGCGGCAATCAATTTGCTGACCTCACCAACGAGGAGTTTAAGATGACAAAGGCTAACAAAGGATACAAAGCCAGCTTGGAGAGGGCTCCCACGGGATTCAGGTACAAGAACATGAGCTTGGATGCACTTCCGGCAACAGTAGATTGGAGGATGAAGGGTGCGGTCACTCCCATCAAGGATCAGGGTCAATGTG GTTGTTGTTGGGTATTTTCTGCTGTTGCTGCAACCGAGGGCATCTTCAAGCTAAAAACCGGCAAGCTTATCTCTTTATCGGAACAAGAGTTGGTAGATTGTGACGTCCACAGTGTGGACCAGGGCTGTGCGGGCGGGCTCATGGATGATGCGTTCAAGTTCATCATTTCAAACGGTGTCCTTACTGGTGAGTCTAGCTACCCATATACGACAGAAGATGGAAAGTGCAAGAGTGGATCCAAAGATGCCGCCACCATCAAGAGCTACGAGGATGTGCCGACCAACAATGAAGGTGCCCTCATGGCGGCTGTCGTGAACCAACCTATTTCGGTAGCCGTGGATGGTGGTGACATGATTTTCCAATTTTACAAAGGTGGAGTGATGAATGGTTCTTGTGGCACTGACCTAGACCATGGCATTGCAACTATTGGCTACGGAAAGAGGAGTGATGGCACAAAATATTGGTTGTTGAAGAATTCGCGGGGAACAACATGGGGAGAGAATGGGTATTTAAGAATGGAGAAGGACATTTCTGACAAGAGAGGCATGTGTGGTCTTGCCATGGAGCCTTCCTACCCTACTGCATAG